The proteins below are encoded in one region of Maribacter aestuarii:
- a CDS encoding Rieske (2Fe-2S) protein, translated as MNRVLSIFLMLLLFSCSSDRTNRNPYLQEIGFRFDANLNLPLYSPLTNTGSAILVTSEGIGTRGVFIVNTGFNQFRAFEASCPNHAPNNCSTMILDGQIATCSCEDYQYSLFTGQQLNKPDDGNRYYDMLEYRATFGGNIVSVSN; from the coding sequence ATGAACCGTGTTTTAAGTATTTTTTTAATGCTTTTACTGTTTTCCTGTAGTAGTGACAGGACCAATAGAAATCCTTATTTACAAGAAATTGGTTTTCGGTTTGATGCCAATTTAAATCTTCCGCTTTATAGCCCTTTGACGAATACAGGTAGTGCCATTTTAGTGACAAGTGAGGGCATTGGAACACGAGGTGTGTTCATCGTCAATACCGGTTTTAACCAGTTCCGTGCTTTTGAAGCCAGCTGTCCCAATCACGCGCCCAATAATTGTTCTACAATGATATTGGACGGCCAAATAGCAACTTGTTCGTGCGAAGATTATCAGTATAGCCTGTTTACAGGCCAACAATTGAACAAGCCGGATGATGGCAACCGTTACTATGACATGTTGGAATACAGGGCGACTTTTGGAGGAAATATCGTAAGTGTATCGAATTAA
- a CDS encoding sigma-54-dependent transcriptional regulator codes for MPKILIIEDDTSFAQMLQKFLTKKGFDVLLSHTGLDGEKRLKEEAFDVILTDLRLPDYDGIKLISGLEGQTPIIVMTGYAEVASAVKAMKKGAYDYIAKPFTPEQILKVLEGALHRVPVSTETKLASSNQDSGDITGDGDNIAGEKKELQFISDASLKLQEYIALVAPTDMSVLITGHSGTGKEVTAKAIHDRSKRKDNAFVALDCGAIPKELAASEFFGHLKGSFTGAIADKIGSFEAANGGTLFLDEVGNLSYENQIQLLRALQERKIKRIGSNSEIKVDVRIISATNEDLKVGVEKGTFREDLYHRLNEFSLQVPSLVDRTGDLSLFAKYFLKMFNEKLEKNIHDFSKEVWEAFNTYHWPGNIRELQNVIQRAVLLSDTDEVQLSALPVEIMQSKPVKNDMGNLSKAEFEKEQILKALKRTNYNKSKAAKLLQVTRKTLYNRISHYGLDV; via the coding sequence ATGCCCAAAATCTTAATTATTGAAGACGACACCTCTTTTGCTCAAATGCTCCAAAAGTTTTTGACTAAGAAAGGTTTTGACGTACTACTCAGCCATACCGGTTTAGATGGCGAAAAAAGGTTAAAGGAAGAGGCTTTTGATGTGATCCTGACTGATTTAAGACTTCCAGATTATGATGGGATAAAATTGATATCCGGACTTGAGGGGCAAACACCGATAATCGTTATGACAGGTTATGCTGAAGTGGCTTCTGCGGTGAAGGCAATGAAAAAGGGAGCTTATGATTACATAGCCAAACCTTTTACCCCGGAACAAATTCTCAAAGTACTTGAAGGTGCATTGCATAGAGTACCGGTATCAACTGAAACAAAACTAGCCAGTTCAAATCAAGATTCCGGCGATATTACGGGTGATGGCGACAATATTGCCGGTGAAAAGAAAGAACTCCAATTTATTAGCGATGCCTCGCTAAAATTACAGGAATATATTGCTTTAGTAGCCCCTACGGACATGTCCGTTTTAATAACTGGCCATAGCGGTACGGGGAAGGAGGTCACGGCCAAGGCGATTCATGATAGGAGTAAGCGAAAAGACAATGCATTTGTAGCGCTGGATTGCGGTGCCATTCCAAAGGAACTGGCGGCTAGCGAATTTTTCGGTCATTTGAAGGGAAGTTTTACGGGTGCCATTGCCGATAAAATTGGAAGCTTTGAGGCAGCCAACGGTGGAACCCTTTTTTTAGATGAGGTTGGCAATCTTTCCTATGAGAACCAAATACAACTACTTAGGGCTTTGCAAGAGCGGAAAATAAAACGTATTGGAAGCAATTCGGAAATAAAGGTTGATGTTCGGATTATTTCCGCTACCAATGAAGATTTAAAAGTGGGGGTGGAAAAAGGAACCTTTAGAGAGGATCTCTATCATAGGTTAAATGAATTTTCGTTACAAGTCCCTTCTTTGGTAGATAGAACGGGAGATTTATCGCTTTTCGCCAAGTATTTTTTAAAAATGTTCAACGAAAAACTCGAGAAGAACATACATGATTTTTCTAAAGAAGTATGGGAGGCTTTCAATACCTATCATTGGCCCGGTAACATCCGGGAGCTTCAGAATGTCATCCAACGTGCCGTTTTATTATCGGATACCGATGAAGTGCAATTAAGCGCATTGCCCGTTGAGATTATGCAATCTAAACCTGTAAAGAACGATATGGGAAATCTCTCCAAAGCGGAATTTGAGAAGGAGCAAATCTTGAAAGCTTTAAAACGTACCAATTACAATAAATCCAAAGCCGCAAAGCTACTGCAAGTTACCAGAAAGACTTTGTACAACAGGATCAGCCACTATGGTCTAGATGTCTAA
- the pnuC gene encoding nicotinamide riboside transporter PnuC, with protein MSPIFDFFLDPYKEKEVFIIVLEAIVFVSGILSVWFAKKENIWVYPTGLVATILTVYLLFRDRLIGDMMMNFYFSIMSIYGWWNWARTKNDRKVVQISRTSQREKVIGFGLFLLTMIVTYGVYRAFDVVITTSNYIDIFTSGIFFTAMWYMALKKLENWTLWIFADLLTIPLYAYRGWGMLSLQYLIFTILAVQGYFAWKKNLNKSPLTLSK; from the coding sequence ATGAGCCCCATTTTTGATTTTTTCCTAGATCCTTACAAAGAAAAGGAAGTGTTCATAATTGTTTTAGAAGCCATTGTCTTTGTATCAGGGATTCTGAGCGTATGGTTCGCTAAAAAAGAAAACATTTGGGTGTATCCTACCGGGCTAGTTGCCACAATACTTACTGTATATCTCTTATTCAGAGACCGGCTAATAGGAGACATGATGATGAATTTTTACTTTTCTATTATGAGTATTTATGGCTGGTGGAATTGGGCCCGAACGAAAAACGATAGGAAGGTGGTACAGATTTCCAGGACCAGCCAACGGGAAAAAGTAATTGGCTTTGGACTTTTTCTTTTGACCATGATTGTTACTTATGGAGTTTACAGGGCATTTGATGTTGTGATAACTACTTCTAATTATATAGACATTTTCACCTCAGGTATTTTCTTTACAGCCATGTGGTACATGGCACTCAAAAAGTTGGAGAATTGGACGTTATGGATTTTTGCCGATTTATTAACAATCCCGTTGTATGCCTACAGGGGATGGGGCATGCTTTCCCTTCAATATCTTATATTTACCATCCTGGCCGTCCAGGGTTATTTCGCATGGAAGAAAAACTTAAACAAGAGCCCTCTAACATTATCAAAGTAG
- a CDS encoding 4'-phosphopantetheinyl transferase family protein, translating into MPLYKTITVDPVTSLAIWKVDETEAYLAKGIELTQHCQERFDGMKSEMHRRAFLSIRHLMAHYNYVDADLYYDEVGKPHLRDGKHISITHSHNFTAIIISDGTEVGIDVEKQREKILRIAHKFTPFEEYSTLANTDAIIRKLTIVWGAKESLYKIYGEVGISFLHHIDVADFSFADQRTTAEILYEGKGSKYSIAFLEFEGFTCVYALKVVS; encoded by the coding sequence ATGCCGCTTTACAAAACTATAACAGTTGATCCAGTCACCTCACTGGCCATTTGGAAGGTCGATGAAACAGAGGCATATTTGGCGAAGGGCATTGAGCTAACCCAGCATTGTCAGGAACGTTTTGACGGAATGAAATCCGAGATGCACCGCAGGGCCTTTTTGAGCATACGTCATTTAATGGCCCACTACAATTATGTTGATGCAGATTTGTACTATGATGAGGTAGGAAAACCTCATTTAAGGGATGGTAAGCATATTTCTATCACCCATTCCCATAATTTTACGGCGATCATTATCAGTGATGGAACAGAGGTTGGTATCGATGTAGAAAAGCAACGCGAGAAAATTTTACGCATTGCCCATAAGTTCACACCTTTTGAAGAATACAGTACGTTGGCTAATACCGATGCCATCATTAGAAAATTGACCATAGTTTGGGGTGCAAAGGAATCACTCTACAAAATATACGGCGAAGTGGGAATTAGTTTTTTGCATCATATAGATGTTGCGGATTTCTCTTTCGCCGATCAAAGGACAACCGCAGAAATTCTTTACGAAGGAAAGGGGTCCAAATACAGTATCGCTTTTTTAGAATTTGAAGGCTTCACCTGTGTCTATGCTCTAAAGGTTGTTAGTTGA
- the ahcY gene encoding adenosylhomocysteinase, whose product MSTKTIPFVPYKVKDISLAGWGRKEIELAESEMPGLMALREEYGNEQPLKGARIAGCLHMTIQTAVLIETLVALGAEVTWSSCNIFSTQDQAAAAIADAGIPVYAWKGMNEEEFDWCIEQTLFFGEDRKPLNMILDDGGDLTNMVLDRYPELAAGINGLSEETTTGVHRLYERVKNGTLPMPAINVNDSVTKSKFDNKYGCRESAVDAIRRATDTMLAGKKVVVAGYGDVGKGTAASFKGAGSIVTVTEIDPICALQACMDGFEVKRLETVIGNADIVITTTGNKDIIRAEHFEALKDKAIVCNIGHFDNEIDMAWLNKNHGSTKDEIKPQVDKYTINGKDIIILAEGRLVNLGCATGHPSFVMSNSFTNQTLAQIELWNNKDNYENDVYMLPKHLDEKVAKLHLSRLGAELTELKQDQAEYIGVTVEGPYKPEYYRY is encoded by the coding sequence ATGAGCACCAAAACGATTCCATTTGTACCTTATAAAGTAAAGGATATTAGCCTTGCAGGATGGGGCAGAAAAGAGATTGAATTAGCAGAATCGGAAATGCCCGGATTGATGGCGTTGCGTGAAGAGTATGGTAACGAGCAACCACTTAAAGGTGCACGTATAGCAGGGTGCCTTCACATGACCATACAAACTGCCGTCCTAATCGAGACCTTGGTAGCTTTAGGTGCAGAAGTAACTTGGAGCTCCTGTAATATCTTCTCTACGCAAGACCAGGCAGCAGCTGCGATTGCAGATGCCGGAATCCCTGTATACGCGTGGAAGGGAATGAACGAAGAGGAATTTGATTGGTGTATAGAACAGACCTTATTCTTTGGTGAAGATCGAAAGCCCTTGAATATGATTCTGGACGATGGTGGTGATCTTACGAATATGGTACTGGATAGGTATCCAGAACTGGCAGCCGGTATTAACGGATTATCGGAAGAAACGACCACAGGAGTTCACAGACTCTATGAGCGTGTTAAGAATGGAACTTTACCCATGCCGGCTATTAATGTAAATGATTCCGTTACTAAATCTAAGTTCGATAACAAATACGGTTGCCGTGAAAGTGCGGTGGATGCAATCCGCAGGGCTACGGATACCATGTTGGCAGGAAAAAAAGTAGTCGTTGCAGGCTACGGGGATGTTGGTAAGGGAACCGCAGCTTCTTTTAAAGGAGCCGGTTCTATTGTAACGGTTACTGAGATTGATCCTATTTGTGCACTACAAGCCTGTATGGACGGATTTGAAGTGAAGAGATTGGAAACCGTAATTGGGAATGCAGACATCGTAATAACCACTACCGGCAATAAGGATATTATCCGAGCAGAACATTTTGAAGCGCTAAAGGATAAGGCCATCGTTTGTAATATTGGACACTTTGATAATGAAATTGATATGGCGTGGTTGAACAAAAACCATGGCAGTACCAAAGATGAAATAAAGCCACAAGTGGACAAGTATACCATCAATGGTAAGGACATTATAATTTTGGCTGAAGGTCGATTAGTAAACTTGGGTTGCGCTACAGGGCATCCAAGTTTTGTGATGAGTAATTCATTTACTAACCAGACCTTGGCTCAAATTGAATTGTGGAACAATAAGGATAACTACGAAAACGACGTGTACATGCTTCCAAAGCATTTGGACGAAAAAGTTGCTAAACTTCATCTGTCTCGCTTAGGAGCTGAACTAACGGAACTTAAGCAAGACCAGGCCGAATATATTGGCGTCACCGTGGAAGGACCTTATAAACCAGAGTATTACAGATACTAG
- a CDS encoding hybrid sensor histidine kinase/response regulator encodes MNKPKNKFTLKIILSYLLLVVLALVASFYVYSEIRDYLSTEVAEENDAKLLKTSSFLTQLYEAESHSKLALQSKKRKDFVAYASKIDSIYTDIEQLKTFTNKQQQQYLLDSLRILLAKKVANTEMLGKLKTQNQTGTAITSALEKFDEMEASLGIITAEGLVPNLNELSPKAREAIQKVADYLNANIPTDDTEEQKTKKLDSVLEASKALLMEVQQENTINENSLARREMAINKTDLELSQQLRNILSAFENEIMVNSFNDNIKKEAALKRSIRLASIAALLGFLVVGLFIFILNKDFWKAHLYRQKLEKEKKFSESLLKSREQLIATVSHDLRTPLSAITGYAKLLENTGLPRQQERYVEYIKSATGYINNLVNDLLDFSQLEAGKMTAEKISFNLYELLTETAQNIASTNPEKEIVLVLDMDHALQSPIISDPKRIRQIISNLIGNAYKFTQKGKISITAKVVGTSETKQQVNITVTDTGIGISKEKQQLIFNEFTQAENDTDKKYGGYGLGLTISKKLTELLGGSIRLESTLGEGSTFVLEFPLVFSSPLESKTLPALEELSKKNISILIIDDDSSFLQMIGEMVKTTHITPILFNSFDELTQTKKKIRYDLILTDIEMPTISGFEVMKRLSSGSYKHYDNQPIIAMTGRHDLKEELFTSQGFSTVIKKPFSKIKLLETINLFLSEGDLKIDTKTSTPEIENYQLYSLKTSESFLGDDMEAIDEILKTFLDDTLVNRALLKKAVKVTDYNDINKTAHRMLTMFRQLQVNRCIPTLEILEIATAESLSMEKLKMDFKSLDEGIGRLICELKKRPIRHLDHSG; translated from the coding sequence ATGAACAAACCGAAAAACAAGTTCACCTTAAAAATTATCTTAAGCTATCTATTATTAGTGGTACTTGCCCTTGTGGCTTCATTTTATGTTTATAGTGAAATCCGTGATTATCTATCTACCGAGGTAGCAGAAGAAAACGATGCGAAACTTCTTAAAACAAGTTCTTTCCTTACTCAATTATACGAAGCGGAAAGTCATTCTAAATTGGCCCTTCAGTCCAAAAAAAGAAAAGACTTTGTGGCTTACGCATCTAAAATAGACTCCATCTACACAGATATAGAGCAACTCAAAACATTCACAAACAAGCAACAGCAACAGTATTTATTGGACAGTTTGCGAATACTCTTGGCGAAAAAAGTAGCCAATACTGAAATGCTAGGAAAGCTTAAGACCCAAAACCAGACTGGAACGGCCATTACTTCTGCCTTAGAAAAATTTGATGAAATGGAGGCTTCCTTAGGTATCATTACGGCGGAGGGGCTGGTCCCTAATTTAAACGAGTTGTCCCCAAAGGCACGTGAAGCAATCCAAAAAGTGGCGGATTACCTTAACGCTAATATCCCCACGGATGATACTGAAGAACAAAAAACAAAAAAACTGGATAGTGTACTCGAGGCTTCCAAGGCTTTGCTGATGGAGGTACAGCAGGAAAACACAATTAATGAGAATTCCCTAGCACGAAGAGAAATGGCCATAAATAAAACTGACTTGGAGCTATCCCAGCAACTGAGGAACATACTTTCTGCTTTTGAAAATGAAATCATGGTCAATAGTTTTAATGATAACATTAAAAAAGAGGCTGCCCTTAAAAGAAGTATTCGGCTGGCAAGCATTGCTGCCCTATTGGGTTTTTTGGTAGTGGGGCTGTTTATATTTATTCTGAACAAGGATTTTTGGAAAGCACATCTGTACCGGCAAAAGCTTGAAAAAGAAAAAAAGTTCTCAGAATCCTTATTAAAAAGCAGAGAACAACTTATTGCCACGGTCAGCCACGACCTTAGAACACCACTGAGTGCCATTACCGGCTATGCCAAGCTTCTTGAAAATACTGGTCTACCTCGTCAACAGGAACGATACGTAGAATATATAAAATCCGCCACCGGTTATATAAATAATCTAGTAAACGATCTTTTGGATTTTTCCCAGTTAGAAGCAGGAAAAATGACCGCAGAAAAAATTTCCTTCAACCTCTACGAACTACTGACCGAAACCGCACAAAACATTGCATCCACAAATCCTGAAAAGGAGATAGTATTAGTATTGGATATGGACCACGCCCTACAGTCGCCCATCATAAGTGATCCTAAGCGGATAAGACAAATAATTTCCAATTTGATCGGTAATGCCTATAAGTTCACTCAAAAGGGCAAAATAAGCATAACAGCCAAAGTCGTAGGAACTTCCGAGACAAAACAGCAAGTAAACATCACTGTAACGGACACAGGAATAGGCATCTCTAAGGAAAAACAACAGCTTATTTTTAATGAATTTACCCAAGCTGAAAACGATACCGATAAAAAATATGGTGGTTACGGATTAGGGTTGACCATTTCAAAAAAACTTACTGAATTGTTGGGGGGAAGCATTCGCTTAGAAAGCACTTTAGGAGAAGGAAGTACCTTTGTTTTAGAATTCCCACTTGTTTTTAGTTCTCCCCTTGAAAGTAAGACTCTGCCCGCATTAGAAGAATTATCGAAAAAAAACATCAGCATCTTGATTATTGATGATGATTCTTCCTTTTTACAAATGATAGGCGAAATGGTCAAGACAACACATATTACTCCCATATTGTTCAACAGTTTTGACGAACTAACGCAAACCAAAAAGAAAATACGCTATGATTTGATATTAACGGACATTGAAATGCCTACTATTTCTGGCTTCGAAGTCATGAAACGATTGTCTTCAGGAAGTTATAAGCATTATGATAATCAACCAATAATTGCAATGACCGGTAGACATGACCTTAAGGAAGAACTTTTTACTTCCCAAGGTTTTTCAACCGTAATTAAAAAACCATTTTCTAAGATCAAGTTGCTGGAAACAATAAATCTATTTTTGAGCGAGGGCGATTTAAAAATTGACACAAAGACTAGTACTCCTGAAATTGAAAACTATCAACTTTACAGCCTTAAAACCTCAGAATCGTTTTTGGGTGATGATATGGAGGCTATTGATGAAATACTGAAAACATTTTTAGACGATACTCTTGTAAATAGGGCTTTATTAAAAAAAGCTGTAAAAGTGACCGATTACAACGACATCAATAAAACGGCTCATCGTATGCTTACCATGTTCAGACAATTACAGGTAAATAGATGTATTCCTACTCTAGAAATTCTTGAAATTGCGACTGCCGAATCCCTGTCTATGGAAAAATTAAAAATGGATTTTAAAAGCTTGGACGAAGGTATTGGGAGACTAATTTGTGAGTTGAAAAAGCGACCCATTAGACATCTAGACCATAGTGGCTGA
- a CDS encoding ATP-binding protein, with amino-acid sequence MEEKLKQEPSNIIKVVLFGPESTGKTTLSEQLARYYNTVWVPEYAREYLQEKWNNTRKTCEPHDLLPIAEGQMRLENMLTKKATDILICDTDLLETKVYSEAYYVGDCDPLLEKYAVKNTYDLYLLTYIDIPWEADDLRDKPNEREEMFLYFQKTLEKYERKFIILKGSKNERLKTAVEHIDNLLEKR; translated from the coding sequence ATGGAAGAAAAACTTAAACAAGAGCCCTCTAACATTATCAAAGTAGTCCTTTTTGGACCAGAATCTACTGGGAAAACCACTCTGTCCGAACAGTTGGCCAGGTATTACAATACGGTTTGGGTACCCGAGTACGCCCGAGAATATTTGCAGGAAAAATGGAACAATACAAGAAAAACCTGCGAACCACACGACTTATTACCCATTGCCGAAGGTCAAATGAGACTAGAAAACATGTTGACGAAAAAAGCAACAGATATTCTGATATGTGATACGGATTTATTGGAAACCAAGGTATATTCCGAAGCGTATTACGTAGGTGACTGTGACCCGCTACTGGAAAAGTACGCCGTTAAAAATACCTACGACCTTTACCTACTAACATATATTGATATACCTTGGGAAGCGGATGATCTGAGGGACAAACCAAATGAACGTGAAGAAATGTTTTTGTATTTTCAGAAGACTTTAGAAAAATACGAGCGTAAATTTATTATCTTAAAAGGAAGTAAAAATGAGCGTTTAAAAACCGCTGTAGAACACATAGATAACTTATTAGAAAAACGATGA
- a CDS encoding PLDc N-terminal domain-containing protein has protein sequence MIGIWQIFLLLFALSSFLLPLIALINIVKSEFKGSNDKLIWVLVVLLLPILGSLVYFVVGSSQKVDKTENMDFYTK, from the coding sequence ATGATTGGTATTTGGCAAATCTTTCTTCTTCTCTTCGCATTGTCATCTTTTTTACTTCCCTTGATTGCTCTGATTAACATAGTGAAAAGTGAGTTTAAGGGAAGTAATGACAAACTGATATGGGTTTTGGTAGTATTGTTATTACCTATTCTTGGATCTCTTGTTTACTTTGTCGTAGGTTCTTCCCAAAAAGTAGATAAAACGGAGAACATGGATTTCTATACAAAATAG
- a CDS encoding DUF4301 family protein — MNLTAKDREQIVEKGISEQKVKDQISTFKEGIPFVNLKNAAIVGNGIYKFSKAEEKELVELFEKRLPELSILKFVPASGAASRMFKALFNFLETYNPEEESLETYLERTNDKEMSVFADGLEKFPFYENVIKDLKQDYDSKGKKVYDFVNELLDENALNYGFYPKGLLPFHKYPSGSETPFQEHLKEGALYASSNGKSNLHFTISEQHEAMFNFELNEVREKVSEDTNTKFHVDYSFQKPSTDTIAVDMKNEPFRNADGSLLFRPGGHGALIENLNEQDADIIFIKNIDNVAITKDADAVAESKKVLGGVLIQVQEKAFSYAKILDEDSNSETDFNEIEDFLKERLNVRFNSSYAKSSDEAKIKILKDRLNRPIRICGMVKNEGEPGGGPFWITDSEGNVSLQIIESAQIDMDNSEQVDILQNSTHFNPVDLVCGVRNYKGEKYDLLDFVDRKQGFITGKTKEGRELKALELPGLWNGAMAYWNTIFVEVPLVTFNPVKTVNDLLKPSHQA; from the coding sequence ATGAATTTAACAGCCAAGGACAGGGAACAAATAGTAGAAAAAGGAATAAGCGAGCAGAAAGTAAAAGATCAGATAAGTACATTTAAAGAGGGCATACCATTTGTAAATTTAAAAAATGCCGCGATAGTCGGTAACGGAATTTATAAATTTTCAAAAGCTGAAGAAAAAGAATTGGTGGAGCTTTTTGAAAAACGATTACCCGAACTATCCATTTTAAAATTTGTACCCGCATCAGGGGCAGCTTCACGAATGTTCAAGGCCTTGTTCAATTTTCTGGAAACTTATAACCCAGAAGAAGAATCTCTAGAAACCTACTTGGAAAGGACCAACGATAAGGAAATGAGTGTCTTTGCAGACGGACTTGAAAAATTTCCGTTTTATGAGAACGTTATAAAAGATTTGAAACAAGATTACGATAGCAAAGGAAAAAAAGTCTATGATTTTGTTAACGAACTGTTGGATGAGAACGCCTTGAACTATGGTTTTTATCCTAAGGGCCTATTACCTTTTCATAAATATCCAAGTGGTTCGGAAACCCCATTTCAGGAACATTTAAAGGAAGGGGCTCTTTATGCAAGTTCCAATGGTAAATCAAACCTGCATTTTACAATATCAGAACAACATGAGGCCATGTTCAATTTTGAATTAAATGAAGTAAGGGAAAAGGTATCGGAAGATACCAATACGAAATTTCACGTAGATTATTCCTTTCAGAAACCATCTACGGATACCATAGCAGTAGATATGAAAAATGAACCTTTCCGGAATGCGGATGGTTCATTGTTGTTTCGCCCAGGAGGTCATGGAGCTTTAATAGAGAACTTGAACGAACAGGATGCCGATATAATTTTCATAAAAAACATTGATAATGTTGCTATAACTAAAGATGCGGATGCCGTTGCGGAGAGCAAAAAAGTGCTGGGGGGCGTGTTAATTCAAGTTCAGGAAAAAGCATTTTCCTATGCCAAAATTTTGGATGAGGATTCAAATTCGGAGACGGACTTTAATGAAATAGAAGATTTCCTTAAAGAACGATTGAACGTTAGATTCAATTCAAGTTATGCGAAATCTTCAGATGAGGCAAAAATAAAAATCCTAAAGGATAGATTAAATAGACCTATCCGAATCTGCGGTATGGTTAAAAACGAGGGGGAACCGGGTGGTGGCCCGTTTTGGATAACCGATAGTGAAGGTAACGTTTCCTTGCAGATTATAGAGTCCGCACAGATAGATATGGATAATTCGGAACAAGTAGACATATTGCAAAATTCGACGCATTTTAACCCGGTAGATTTAGTATGTGGCGTACGAAATTATAAAGGTGAAAAGTATGACCTTTTAGATTTTGTGGATAGGAAGCAAGGGTTTATTACCGGAAAAACAAAGGAAGGAAGGGAGTTGAAAGCGCTGGAACTTCCGGGTTTATGGAACGGGGCCATGGCCTATTGGAATACGATTTTTGTAGAAGTACCACTAGTGACCTTCAATCCTGTAAAGACGGTTAATGATTTATTGAAACCTTCACATCAAGCTTAG
- a CDS encoding DUF3332 domain-containing protein: protein MKKSIICVAMASSLLFTSCLGSFSAFNNLKEWNQNISDSKFVNNLVFWGLNIIPVYGLFFLGDTVIFNVIEFWSGSNPIAMEEGEQETQMVERDGNTFKMVASKNRMQVTVVDGPKTGKKIDLVYKPSEKSWNAIRPNGEIIKLSSFEEGFYIVYMPNGKEVKIDALSTREEGLALMKEQTDCYYMEGMLAENN from the coding sequence ATGAAAAAATCTATTATCTGCGTGGCTATGGCCAGCTCGTTACTGTTTACAAGTTGCTTAGGTTCTTTTAGTGCCTTCAACAATTTAAAGGAATGGAACCAGAATATTTCGGACAGCAAATTTGTAAATAACCTTGTGTTCTGGGGATTGAATATTATTCCCGTATACGGACTTTTCTTTTTAGGTGATACTGTTATTTTTAACGTAATAGAGTTTTGGAGCGGATCCAATCCTATTGCTATGGAAGAGGGAGAACAGGAAACTCAAATGGTAGAGCGTGATGGAAACACATTTAAAATGGTTGCATCTAAAAACAGAATGCAGGTGACGGTTGTAGACGGACCAAAGACAGGTAAGAAAATTGATTTGGTATACAAACCAAGTGAAAAATCATGGAACGCTATTCGTCCAAATGGTGAAATCATTAAATTATCCTCTTTCGAAGAAGGTTTTTACATCGTATACATGCCAAACGGTAAGGAAGTAAAAATTGATGCATTAAGTACAAGGGAAGAAGGTTTGGCACTTATGAAGGAACAAACAGATTGTTACTATATGGAAGGTATGTTGGCAGAGAACAACTAA
- the greA gene encoding transcription elongation factor GreA yields the protein MSNVSYYTAEGLKRLKDELNQLRDVERPKASQAIAEARDKGDLSENAEYDAAKEAQGLLEMKIAKMEATLANARLIDESQLDTSKVLVLSTVKLKNKNNGMEMKYKLVAESEADLKTGKISVSSPIGKGLLGKKVGDTAEITVPNGTLKFEILEITRE from the coding sequence ATGAGTAACGTATCATACTATACTGCGGAGGGACTAAAAAGGTTAAAAGACGAATTAAATCAACTTAGAGATGTTGAACGACCAAAGGCCTCTCAGGCAATTGCGGAAGCTAGGGATAAAGGTGATTTATCTGAAAATGCGGAATACGATGCAGCGAAGGAAGCTCAAGGACTTTTAGAAATGAAGATTGCTAAAATGGAGGCTACCTTGGCGAACGCACGTTTAATAGATGAGTCGCAATTGGACACTTCTAAAGTATTGGTTCTTTCTACGGTTAAACTTAAGAATAAGAACAACGGTATGGAGATGAAGTATAAATTGGTTGCTGAGAGCGAAGCCGATTTAAAAACCGGAAAGATTTCGGTAAGTTCACCCATAGGGAAAGGGCTGCTCGGAAAAAAAGTTGGAGATACTGCGGAGATTACGGTACCCAATGGAACGCTTAAATTTGAAATCTTAGAAATCACGCGGGAATAA
- a CDS encoding thiamine-binding protein has translation MNISVELTFSPLQDDFESHIINFIKKLRASGLTILENPLSTQVYGDYDAVMKVLQTEIKIAFELMDKGLLYMKLVKSDRSDYEPHF, from the coding sequence ATGAACATATCAGTAGAACTTACTTTCTCTCCGCTACAGGATGATTTTGAGTCACATATAATCAACTTTATCAAAAAACTCAGAGCCTCCGGACTTACCATTCTGGAAAATCCTTTGAGCACGCAGGTTTACGGCGATTACGATGCCGTCATGAAAGTACTACAGACCGAAATAAAAATAGCTTTTGAATTGATGGACAAAGGACTGCTATACATGAAGTTGGTTAAATCCGATAGAAGCGACTATGAGCCCCATTTTTGA